From the genome of Anopheles moucheti chromosome 3, idAnoMoucSN_F20_07, whole genome shotgun sequence, one region includes:
- the LOC128301786 gene encoding protein l(2)37Cc: MATQFLNRIGQLGLGVAVIGGVVNSALYNVDGGHRAVIFDRFTGVKQLVTGEGTHFFVPWVQRPIIFDIRSQPRNVPVVTGSKDLQNVNITLRILFRPVPDQLPKIYTILGQDYDERVLPSITTEVLKAVVAQFDAGELITQREMVSQKVSDDLMERAAQFGVILDDISITHLTFGKEFTQAVEMKQVAQQEAEKARFMVEKAEQMKQAAIITAEGDAQAAQMLARSLKESGDGLIELRRIEAAEDIAYQMSRSRGVNYLPAGQQTLLSLPQ; the protein is encoded by the exons ATGGCAACACAGTTTTTGAACCGCATTGGCCAGCTTGGTCTAGGAGTGGCCGTCATCGGTGGAGTTGTAAACTCGGCGTTATATAACG TTGATGGAGGACATCGTGCCGTAATTTTCGATCGATTCACTGGTGTCAAACAGCTGGTGACCGGCGAAGGAACACATTTTTTCGTGCCGTGGGTTCAGCGTCCGATTATTTTCGATATTCGCTCCCAACCACGCAACGTACCGGTGGTGACCGGTAGTAAGGATCTGCAGAACGTAAACATCACGCTCCGTATTCTGTTCCGGCCGGTTCCGGACCAGTTGCCCAAGATCTACACCATCCTGGGTCAGGATTACGATGAGCGCGTGTTACCTTCGATTACGACGGAAGTTTTGAAGGCGGTGGTGGCCCAGTTTGATGCTGGCGAGCTGATCACACAGCGTGAAATGGTATCGCAGAAAGTGTCGGACGATCTGATGGAACGTGCGGCACAGTTCGGTGTGATTCTTGACGACATTTCCATCACGCATCTGACGTTCGGCAAGGAATTCACGCAAGCCGTCGAAATGAAGCAGGTTGCCCAGCAGGAAGCGGAGAAGGCTCGGTTCATGGTCGAGAAGGCGGAACAGATGAAGCAGGCCGCAATCATTACTGCCGAGGGTGATGCACAGGCCGCCCAGATGTTGGCCCGTTCGCTGAAGGAATCTGGTGATGGTTTGATTGAACTGCGACGAATTGAAGCTGCCGAAGACATTGCCTACCAGATGAGCCGATCGCGTGGCGTCAATTATCTGCCCGCTGGCCAACAGACGCTGCTTAGCCTTCCACAGTAA